The DNA region TTTCAAAATTTGTTTATTTTTTAATTGGAATGGAAGTGTAAATACAAAATCGTTGTCTTTCATTGGTTGATGGCAATTCATACATTCTGTTGTAAATGATGCTTTTGCACCATAAGGTTTTAAGTCTGTACCACGCCATCTTGCCCAGCCCCAGCCGTCTGTTGCTGCCCATTTTTTCTGATCTTTGATCATAAGTTCTACTTGCCAAAATTCGCCAGGAGAGACATTTTCATCTTTATCAACAAGAGATTTCCACGCAGCTTTTGCGAATATTGTTCCGTCTGGCCAAGGATTAATATTTCCAGACTTAATCGCATTTACAGCAATGTCATTTCCATAAATTACCCGCAAACTATTATTGTCAAACCGATCTGTTATGGCGATGACTTTCCATTGTTGAAATCCATTGATATATTCAATGCCATTTGCCGCTGGTTTTACTTTGTTGTTAAATGTGATATTACCATTCATCCATTTGTTAAATTTTTCATTGGCATTATTAACAACTGCAGAATCGGATATTTTTGTAGGAGAAATTTGAATCAAATATTTTTTCAAAATAGCAATTTCTTGTTCGGATGGAATCGCATCTGTATGAAATTTCTTATAACTCTCTAAAGGCATGGCACCTAAAATGACTTGATTCACAGCCAAATAAAGTGTGTTTTTCTGTGCATCTGCCGATAACGTATCCCAATAAGAAAAATTAAGCGCTTTTCTACCCTCAATAATATGATTGGCCACAAGAGAAAATGCGGGTTGAATTTGATCGTACCATCTCAGATTTGTTTCATTACTATGACAGTCGTAACAATCTTTCTTAATGATATTGGCTACATCCGTTGGCAAATTCAGATTTTCTTTTCTTGTTTCTGCCTTAATGTTTGGGCGAAAGGCTTGCATGCCAATAAAAATAGCGACTATGATAATAATTATAGTTTTACTTTTTCTTGATTTTAACATAATCTATCTTGCTATTAAATTTGGAATATAAATTTAAGAAAAAGAGGAATGTTTTACGATTCCTCCATTTTTTTAATACAATGCTTTATTCAAATTTTCTAATGTGGATTGTGGATCTTTGTAGAAATTTTTATTAAGTTCTACAGCTTCATCTCCAACAAATATTTCATATTGATCTTGAGAAATTCCATTTGAAATAATTTCTGCTGCTGTATCGGCAGGTAAGCCATTGGTCAACCCAAGAGCTCTAGTTCCAGCGGTGTCAATTAAAGCTGGGAAAACTTCATACACTTTTATTTTACTAGTATTAGATAAAGAAAGTCTCAACGCTTTCGTATGGGAATGAAGGGCTGCTTTACTATCTGAATAAGTTGGTAACACTAAAAAAGGAACTATTGCTACCTGTGAGCTCACATTAATTATCGCACCTTCTGATTGACTTTTTAAAATAGGTAAAAGCGCTTGCGTTAATCTTATTGTGCCAAAATAATTAGTGGCAAACTCTGCTGTTGCAATTTCGATAATGTTTTCCGCATCTCTCAGATTGTAACCTTGACCCAAACCGGCATTGTTGACCAAGATACTCAAATCTTTGTATTTTTCAGAGACAATTGCGACCAAGTTTTTTACATCAGATTCGCTAGTTGTGTCCAATGGAATGGTTTCCACGCTCAATTCTTGACCAGCTTTTTCTAGTTTAGTTTTATCTCTTCCAGTAATGATAACTCGATTTCCTTGTGCTTTAAAATGTTTTGCAATGGCAAAACCGATACCTGAGTTTCCACCTGTAACTAAAATAGTTTTGTTTGTGATATTCATGATTATTTTATTTTAAAATTGATTGATTATTTATTATTTAAATCTGCTAAACCGTTGGGTAATGTGCTTTTAACAACTTGTATTAGGTCTAGAGCTTCTCTGATTAATTGTATTTTCCCGTTTTTAGCTACGAGCCTGCCCATATAATGCTGGCGATAAGTTTTGCCTGTGGACGCAGCGATACATTCTACTTCATACTCTCCAAAAGCTTGTTCTGGGGTGTCAATATGGATTTGAATATTCTTAAATTTGAAACCTATAAATGTGTTAGGTAAACCTTTAAGAAAATTGTACAAAGTTTCTTTCCCTGACCAACGCCCCGTAGTGCCTAAACTTTCCAAATAAGGTAGTTCGATTGCGGCGTCTTCGGCGAATAATTCTATGACTTGGTCTGCATTTTGAATGTTTTCTAAATAGGCTAATAATAATTCTTTTGCTGTTTTCATTTTTCCAATATTTATAAATGAATAATATTTGATTTGATAGAGCAAAGGTGCAGCGAAATAAAGGCATGCGAAATGAGAAAACACAAGTAATTAAATGATATAGATCAATTGTAGTTTGTTTTTTATGAGTTATAGAAATGAAAAAAGGTCCTACAAATGCTGGGACCTTTTAAGTGATTTCTATGAAAAAATGTATTATTTACGCGATACAGAATTCCTTATTCTGCTTAATGTTTCTGGCTTTATACCCAAATAGGCTGCAATCATTGCTTGGGGAATGCGATTGGTTAATGCTCCATATTTTTCTAAAAAAGACAAATATTTTTCTTCGGCAGTTTGACTAATATTGGATAAAATACGGCTTTGGTTCACATTTAGACTTTTGGAAATAATGCCATAAACCATATCTTTAAATACAGGAACTTTTTCGCAAATCAATTGGAAATTATCATTGGTAAAAAGGATTAATTCTGAATCTTCAATAGCGTCAATATTAAGTCTTGTGGGCGTCTGATTGATTAAACTTTCCCGGTCGCCAATCCACCAACTTTCAAATCCGAAATAGATAATATGCTCGATTCCTTTGTCGTCTACCGCATATGTGCGCAAACATCCTTTAGTTATAAAAGCATGATATTTCCAAACATCTCCTTCTTGTAATAAATATTGTTTTTTTCGTAATTTTTTTGCTACAGATAGAGATTGAATAAATGCTTTTTCTTCTTCTGTTAATTGAATTCTCTTGTCTAAATATTGTTGATAGATATCGTACACGTAATTTCTTGAAGTGATAAATACAATTTTAATCTTTAATTAATGACTAACAAAGTAATAAAAAAAGCGATCAAAACAATATATTTTGATCGCTTTTTTTATTAAAGAACACAACTATTGATTATACGTTCCGTGTTCTGCTGAATACTTTTTAAATAAAGCATTGTATTTGTCATAGGCTTTTGGATCATGACCACGAGCCTTATCTACTTGCCATCCGTAAACTTCCGCTAGTCTATCAACAACAGACCCTAGTACAACAGTTTCTCTTTTTGATCTATCTGTTTTTCCCTTGAGTGTAGTATAAGTTTCTTCGAAAATATTAGCTAATGTATCTGCTACACCTTTTTGTTCTTTTTCGATAGCTGCTCTTTTAGCTTTTAAGTCTGCAGTTTCACCTTTTGCAGCTCTATAAGCATCATCCAAAGGATAGAATCTATTTTGCATTAAAATTATCCCTGCATTATAACCGTACAAACCATTTTTAGAAGCTGTAAATGCTTTTTGATAAGCATCAACTTCAGCATCGATCAATTTCGTTTTTAATGCTGGATCAACTGTAGAATCCTTTGCTGCTTCACCAAATGAAGACGCAAAAGTTGCAGCTTGCTCTTCTGTTGGATTAGGAATCGCAGCATATTTTGTCAATAATACATTAGGGTCGCTACTAGAAGTCATCATACGAGTTTCTTCTTGTCCCCAATAGGCATCACTTGGATATAATTCTTTACCTAAAGCTAATGCTTTTTGGAAATTAGCATCGTCTTTTTTGGTTTCATAGTAATTTACCATAAACTGATAAGCTGGTAACATATCAGCACCACCTGCCGATTTAATTTTTCTTGACGCTAATTTTTCATAAATCATAGCAGCCGAGTCAGCATAAGCTTGATTAGTACTAACTGCATTTTGTGCCGCAAAGCCTGCGTATGCTGTAGTTAATGTATCAATACCCGTAGCTCTATCTGCACTTGGTAAGAACCCACCTGCGATAAAAAATTGACCTAATTTTTGTGCATTATTGAAACCGTTAAATGCTTTTACATTGTCTTTGTTATTAAATGCTTCTCTTCCGACATTGAATTCAGAAGTATATACATTACTCAATCCATTGATAGGTAAAATACTAGGATTTTTCATCAATGCGTTCATTTTAGCTGTATCTGGTTCTACTTTTTGTAGTTCACCAAATGAACCTAAAACCACATTTTTTGCATCAGGATATTTAGTAGATAAAGTAGAATCACCAACGATTTCGCCATAGATTCTAATCTTATAAGCCAATGCTTCTGGATTTGAACTCGCTTCAGGGCTTGTAAATACTTTATCAATGTCTGTTTTTGCCTCATCTAATTTTTTAGTGGCAATCAAAGTTGTTAATTTGTCTTTATCCAATTTTTGTGCAAATGTGCTAGCACTTAAGGATAAAAGTAAAACTGGAAGAATTAATTTTTTTCTTTTCATAAAAATCTGCTTTCTGTTTTAATTTAGCTTATAGGTTGATTATCGTCATCCGTTGCGTTTTCTTGTAAATCATCCTTTGATTCTTCATTAGTTGAATCAGTAGAAGTTGTATCATTTTCTGATCCTTCTAAAGTTGCTTCACTAGATTCTTCAACTTCTTCAATAACCTCTTCTTCAATTTTTGAAATAGCGGCAATTTCATCGTTATTATCCAAACGAATCAAAATAACCCCTTGTGTATTTCGACCGGCTAATTTGATGTCGGTAACAGATGTACGTAATGTAATACCAGATTTACATGTGATAATTAAATCTTCGGTTTCTACAACATCTAATATACCAACCAAACCGCCAGTTTTTTCGGTGACATTTATAGTTTTAACACCTTTACCACCTCTGTTGGTAATACGATAAACATCCTCTCCGTCGTCATCCGTTAATCTGGTTCTTTTACCAAATCCTTTTTCACTGATAACCAAAACGGTTTTTTCTGTATCTTCTTTATTGACACATATCATGCCAATAACTTCGTCTGTATTGTCATCTACCTCAATACCAGTTACCCCAATTGCGCCACGACCAGTTACTCTTACCTTCTCTTCAGGGAAACGAATTGCTCGACCACTCTTCACTGCGAGCATGATTTCGTTAGATCCATTAGTTATCTTCGCTTCTAATAATTGGTCACCTTCTACTATGGTAATAGCATTTACACCATTGGCACGAGGGCGGCTAAAGTCAGCTAAAGAAGTTTTCTTGATGATACCTCGTTTCGTACAAAGCACGATATTGTGGCTTTCTACAAAATCTTTATCCTTAAGATTTTTAACATTTATGATAGCACGCACTTTGTCGTCAGAAGGCATTTGCATTAAGTTTTGCAATGCACGACCTTTACTATTTTTATCGCCTTCTGGCATTTCGTACACCTTCAACCAATAACATCTTCCTTGTTCGGTAAAGAATAACATGGTGTCATGTGTAGAAGCTACAAATAAATGAACTACATAGTCTTCATCACGAGTCTTCACACCTTTACTACCACGACCGCCTCTGTTTTGAGAACGATATTCTGTAGCAGAAGTACGTTTGATATATCCCAAATTGGAAATTGTAATGATTACATTTTCGTCTTCGATCAAATCCTCAATGCTCAATTCATTCGCCAAATATTGGATAGTAGAACGTCTTTCATCACCGAATTTTTCTTTTACTTCTAATAATTCAGTTTTGATCAAATCGTATCTCATTCCTTCATTTGCTAACAATTCTTCCAAATGACGTATTTGATTCATTAATTCTTCATACTCACTGCGGATCTTGTCAATTTCAAGACCTGTTAAAGTACGAAGTCTCAATTCAAGTATCGCTCTAGCTTGTATTTCAGATAGTTCGAACGCTTCAATCAAACCATTTCGTGCATCATCTGGAGTAGCACTTT from Rhizosphaericola mali includes:
- a CDS encoding SDR family oxidoreductase, giving the protein MNITNKTILVTGGNSGIGFAIAKHFKAQGNRVIITGRDKTKLEKAGQELSVETIPLDTTSESDVKNLVAIVSEKYKDLSILVNNAGLGQGYNLRDAENIIEIATAEFATNYFGTIRLTQALLPILKSQSEGAIINVSSQVAIVPFLVLPTYSDSKAALHSHTKALRLSLSNTSKIKVYEVFPALIDTAGTRALGLTNGLPADTAAEIISNGISQDQYEIFVGDEAVELNKNFYKDPQSTLENLNKALY
- the gyrA gene encoding DNA gyrase subunit A; amino-acid sequence: MDEHILPEETGDHDRLIEVNIEEEMKTAYIDYSMSVIVGRALPDARDGFKPVHRRVLFGMNELGNNSNKPTKKSARIVGEVMGKYHPHGDSSIYDTLVRLAQDFTLRYPLVEGQGNMGTQDGDPPAAMRYTEVRLDKRAESMLEDLDKETVDLQNNFDDTLKEPTVLPTRIPQLLVNGSSGIAVGMATNMMPHNLSESIDGCIAYIENKEITAEELMEYVKAPDFPTGGVIFGMDGVRQAMLTGRGRVVVRGKYHIETKDSGREKIVITEVPYQVSLDDLTDKIGQLANNKVVEGIAYVNNESNKREGTRIVVDLKKDAVSSVVVNQLFKYSELQTSFGINNIAISKGRPKQMNLQHLISEFVEFRMEVVTRRTEYELRKAKERAHILEGYMKVIGTQNDLDRAIKIIRESATPDDARNGLIEAFELSEIQARAILELRLRTLTGLEIDKIRSEYEELMNQIRHLEELLANEGMRYDLIKTELLEVKEKFGDERRSTIQYLANELSIEDLIEDENVIITISNLGYIKRTSATEYRSQNRGGRGSKGVKTRDEDYVVHLFVASTHDTMLFFTEQGRCYWLKVYEMPEGDKNSKGRALQNLMQMPSDDKVRAIINVKNLKDKDFVESHNIVLCTKRGIIKKTSLADFSRPRANGVNAITIVEGDQLLEAKITNGSNEIMLAVKSGRAIRFPEEKVRVTGRGAIGVTGIEVDDNTDEVIGMICVNKEDTEKTVLVISEKGFGKRTRLTDDDGEDVYRITNRGGKGVKTINVTEKTGGLVGILDVVETEDLIITCKSGITLRTSVTDIKLAGRNTQGVILIRLDNNDEIAAISKIEEEVIEEVEESSEATLEGSENDTTSTDSTNEESKDDLQENATDDDNQPIS
- a CDS encoding nuclear transport factor 2 family protein is translated as MKTAKELLLAYLENIQNADQVIELFAEDAAIELPYLESLGTTGRWSGKETLYNFLKGLPNTFIGFKFKNIQIHIDTPEQAFGEYEVECIAASTGKTYRQHYMGRLVAKNGKIQLIREALDLIQVVKSTLPNGLADLNNK
- a CDS encoding cytochrome P460 family protein; the protein is MLKSRKSKTIIIIIVAIFIGMQAFRPNIKAETRKENLNLPTDVANIIKKDCYDCHSNETNLRWYDQIQPAFSLVANHIIEGRKALNFSYWDTLSADAQKNTLYLAVNQVILGAMPLESYKKFHTDAIPSEQEIAILKKYLIQISPTKISDSAVVNNANEKFNKWMNGNITFNNKVKPAANGIEYINGFQQWKVIAITDRFDNNSLRVIYGNDIAVNAIKSGNINPWPDGTIFAKAAWKSLVDKDENVSPGEFWQVELMIKDQKKWAATDGWGWARWRGTDLKPYGAKASFTTECMNCHQPMKDNDFVFTLPFQLKNKQILK
- a CDS encoding Crp/Fnr family transcriptional regulator, which translates into the protein MYDIYQQYLDKRIQLTEEEKAFIQSLSVAKKLRKKQYLLQEGDVWKYHAFITKGCLRTYAVDDKGIEHIIYFGFESWWIGDRESLINQTPTRLNIDAIEDSELILFTNDNFQLICEKVPVFKDMVYGIISKSLNVNQSRILSNISQTAEEKYLSFLEKYGALTNRIPQAMIAAYLGIKPETLSRIRNSVSRK